A genomic window from Microbacterium sp. ET2 includes:
- a CDS encoding class II 3-deoxy-7-phosphoheptulonate synthase produces the protein MLAPSDGLDHWRSLPIKQQPQWYDLDAAAAASAELATLPPLVFAGEVDMLRDRLGRAAAGQAFLLQGGDCAETFAGATAEQIRNRIKTVLQMAVVLTYGASMPVVKMGRMAGQFAKPRSSNTETRGEVTLPAYRGDIVNGYDFTEESRKADPARLLKGYHTAASTINLIRAFTQGGFADLREVHSWNQGFAKNPANQQYERLATEIDRAIKFMEAAGADFDELKRVEFYTGHEGLLMDYERPMTRIDSRTGTPYNTSAHFVWIGERTRDLDGAHIDYFSRIRNPIGVKLGPATTPDTALALIDKLDPEREPGRLTFITRMGAGKIRDALPPLLEAVRDSGAMPLWVTDPMHGNGITTPTGYKTRRFDDVVDEVRGFFEAHRAVGTFPGGIHVELTGDDVTECLGGSEMIDEATLATRYESLCDPRLNHMQSLELAFLVAEELEKR, from the coding sequence ATGCTCGCTCCCTCGGACGGTCTCGACCACTGGCGTTCCCTGCCCATCAAACAGCAGCCGCAGTGGTATGACCTCGACGCCGCCGCGGCGGCGTCCGCGGAGCTCGCGACCCTTCCGCCGCTGGTCTTCGCCGGTGAGGTGGACATGCTGCGCGACCGCCTCGGTCGCGCCGCCGCCGGCCAGGCCTTCCTCCTGCAGGGGGGAGACTGCGCCGAGACCTTCGCGGGTGCGACGGCGGAGCAGATCCGCAACCGCATCAAGACGGTGCTGCAGATGGCTGTCGTGCTCACGTACGGCGCATCGATGCCGGTCGTGAAGATGGGGCGCATGGCGGGGCAGTTCGCCAAGCCCCGCTCGAGCAACACCGAGACCCGCGGCGAGGTGACGCTTCCGGCCTACCGGGGCGACATCGTCAACGGATACGACTTCACCGAGGAGTCGCGCAAAGCCGATCCGGCGCGGCTGCTGAAGGGCTATCACACGGCCGCGTCGACGATCAACCTGATCCGGGCCTTCACCCAGGGCGGCTTCGCGGATCTCCGCGAGGTGCACAGCTGGAACCAGGGATTCGCCAAGAACCCCGCCAACCAGCAGTACGAGCGGCTCGCGACGGAGATCGACCGTGCCATCAAGTTCATGGAGGCGGCAGGCGCCGACTTCGACGAGCTCAAGCGCGTGGAGTTCTACACCGGGCATGAGGGCCTGCTCATGGACTACGAGCGCCCGATGACCCGCATCGATTCGCGCACCGGCACTCCGTACAACACCTCGGCCCACTTCGTCTGGATCGGGGAGCGCACGCGCGACCTCGACGGCGCACACATCGACTACTTCTCGCGCATCCGCAACCCCATCGGTGTGAAGCTCGGCCCGGCCACCACGCCCGACACGGCACTCGCCCTCATCGACAAGCTCGATCCGGAGCGCGAACCCGGCCGGCTGACCTTCATCACGCGCATGGGCGCCGGGAAGATCCGCGACGCGCTGCCGCCCCTTCTGGAGGCCGTCCGCGACTCCGGGGCGATGCCTCTGTGGGTCACCGATCCGATGCACGGCAACGGCATCACGACCCCCACCGGCTACAAGACACGTCGGTTCGACGACGTCGTGGATGAGGTGCGCGGGTTCTTCGAGGCGCACCGCGCGGTCGGCACGTTCCCTGGCGGCATCCACGTGGAGCTCACCGGCGACGACGTGACCGAATGCCTCGGCGGGTCAGAGATGATCGACGAGGCCACCCTCGCGACGCGCTATGAATCGCTGTGCGACCCGCGTCTGAACCACATGCAGAGCCTGGAACTGGCGTTCCTGGTCGCCGAGGAGCTCGAGAAGCGCTGA
- a CDS encoding lysophospholipid acyltransferase family protein, whose amino-acid sequence MFYWLMKYVVIGPILKAIFRPWVVGRRNVPAEGAAILASNHLSFADSIFLPLMIDRPVAFLAKSDYFTGRGLKGWATRVFFKATGQIPIDRSGGKASEASLNTGLQVLGRGDLLGIYPEGTRSPDGKLYRGRTGIARMALEARVPVVPVVMVDTDTMMPIGTRVPRVARVGVVIGEPLDFSRFAGMEGDRYILRSITDEIMVALQRLGEQEYEDVYASTVKDRLKPRRKAA is encoded by the coding sequence ATGTTCTACTGGCTGATGAAGTACGTGGTCATCGGGCCCATCCTCAAAGCCATCTTCCGGCCGTGGGTCGTCGGTCGGCGGAACGTCCCCGCGGAAGGTGCGGCGATCCTCGCGAGCAACCACCTGTCGTTCGCGGACTCGATCTTCCTGCCGCTCATGATCGACCGGCCCGTGGCGTTCCTGGCCAAGAGCGACTACTTCACGGGCAGGGGGCTGAAGGGCTGGGCGACCCGCGTGTTCTTCAAGGCCACCGGACAGATCCCGATCGACAGATCCGGCGGCAAGGCCTCGGAGGCCTCGCTGAACACCGGCCTGCAGGTCCTCGGCCGAGGTGACCTGCTCGGGATCTATCCCGAGGGCACGCGCAGCCCCGACGGAAAGCTCTACCGCGGCCGCACGGGTATCGCCCGCATGGCGCTGGAGGCGCGCGTCCCCGTCGTCCCCGTCGTGATGGTCGACACCGACACGATGATGCCGATCGGCACGCGCGTCCCCCGGGTCGCGCGGGTCGGCGTCGTCATCGGCGAGCCGCTGGACTTCTCGCGCTTCGCGGGAATGGAGGGCGACAGGTACATCCTGCGTTCGATCACCGACGAGATCATGGTGGCCCTCCAGCGACTCGGCGAGCAGGAGTACGAGGACGTCTACGCCTCGACGGTCAAGGACCGTCTGAAGCCCCGGAGGAAGGCGGCGTGA